Proteins encoded together in one Oryzias latipes chromosome 11, ASM223467v1 window:
- the snx13 gene encoding sorting nexin-13 isoform X1 yields the protein MLAEASLSIWGWGGLGVVLFFVTFGPFAIFYLAFYIFCFIGGGFAVTLLYGKINSEKHLEKCEHSYLPPTQPGILKTLDEMKLELKPIKIDRRLTGSSFIDEPLQQVIQFALRDYIQYWYYTLSEDESFLLEIRQTLQNALIQFSTRSKEVDWQPYFTTRLVDDFATHLRVFRKAQDRLAEREDKQRDTTEELVDSFFEAEVEMERKVCRDMVCTSHKDEEGFLRDLCELLLYLLLPPGDFHNKNMRYFLREVLACGVLLPLINQLSDPDYINQFVIWMIRDSSCNYEAFMNILKLTDKPTELEAVKDKVLEELQYLRSLDTAGDDINVIKNQINSLLFVKKVCETRIQRLQSGKEVDALKLAANFGKLCVIPLEHILVHNIALQFFMDFMQAAGAQAELFFWLTVEGYRVTAQQQLEAMLSCQKDGKKQPSATKGLLKAAALGVYEQYLSEKASPRVQVDKTLITKLGEKLQNDDPTPEIFDEIQRKVYDMMLRDERFYPAFKQSPLYVRMLAELDMLKEPSYRGSDDGEGESFNGSPTGSLNLCLDDYSNSCHEDFLQLQAFISDTADTCFPGLWGAAGVCNDHGKTYALYTITVFRRNSDGNEDCWITYRRYSDFHDFHMRIIVQFENLASILKLPGKKTFNNMDRDFLEKRKKDLNAYLQLLLNPEMVKACPTLIPYVYDFLENKAYSKGKGEFARKIDTFVNPLRSSIRNVSSAVKSLPDSLAEGMTKVSDNMGRMSERIGQDFKQSVLKVPPLLPKSDIDPEHCRVSAQLDDNVDDNIPLRVMLLLMDEVFDLKEKNQWLRRNIKNLLQQLIRATYGDTINRKIVDHVDYLTSPEQVAEYVKKFRDSYWPNGILAESPPRRDKSIRMRTRVAAKTSLLGIMPDELKHIIGAETTRKGILRVFDMFQYQPMNRRLVYVFLEGFLETMFPQYKFPELFVKLHSRSPRIHRYNQKLKCSSAKR from the exons ATGTTAGCTGAG GCCAGTCTGTCCATCTGGGGATGGGGGGGTCTTGGAGTTGTGCTGTTTTTTGTCACCTTTGGACCTTTCGCCATATTTTACCTGGCATTTTATATCTTCTGCTTCATTGGAGG GGGATTTGCGGTTACATTGCTTTACGGGAAGATAAACTCAGAGAAACACTTGGAAAAGTGCGAACATTCATACCTGCCACCTACACAACCCGGTATTCTGAAG ACACTTGATGAGATGAAGCTGGAGCTGAAGCCTATAAAGATTGACAGGAGACTGACTGGCTCCAGTTTCATTGATGAGCCACTACAGCAG GTGATCCAGTTTGCACTGAGAGACTATATTCAGTACTGGTACTACACTCTGAGTGAAGATGAGTCGTTCCTGTTGGAGATCAGACAAACACTGCAGAATGCCCTCATCCAGTTCTCCACACG CTCAAAAGAAGTGGACTGGCAGCCTTACTTCACTACACGCCTGGTGGACGACTTTGCCACACATCTACGTGTCTTCAGAAAAGCGCAGGATCGCCTGGCTGAGCGGGAGGACAAGCAAA GGGACACCACAGAAGAGCTGGTCGACTCCTTCTTCGAGGCAGAGGTGGAGATGGAGAGGAAGGTTTGTCGAGACATGGTGTGCACCTCACACAAAGATGAAGAAG gtttTCTTCGGGACTTGTGCGAGTTGCTTCTCTATCTTTTACTACCTCCTGGAGACTtccacaacaaaaacatgagaTATTTTTTGAGG GAAGTTCTAGCGTGCGGTGTGCTGCTGCCTCTGATCAACCAGCTGAGCGACCCAGATTACATCAACCAGTTTGTCATCTGGATG ATTCGGGACTCCAGCTGTAACTATGAAGCCTTCATGAACATTCTGAAGTTAACAGACAAGCCTACTGAGTTGGAGGCAGTTAAAGACAAGGTTCTGGAGGAGCTGCAGTACTTGCGCTCTCTGGACACTGCTGGAGATG ACATCAATGTGATCAAGAACCAGATTAACAGTCTTCTGTTTGTGAAGAAGGTGTGTGAGACCAGGATCCAGAGACTCCAGTCTGGGAAG GAGGTCGACGCCTTGAAACTGGCGGCCAACTTTGGGAAGCTGTGTGTGATCCCTCTGGAACACATCCTCGTCCATAACATTGCACTGCAGTTCTTTATgg ACTTTATGCAGGCGGCGGGTGCTCAGGCGGAGCTGTTCTTCTGGCTCACTGTTGAGGGCTACAGGGTGACggcccagcagcagctggaggccATGCTGAGCTGCCAGAAAGACGGCAAGAAGCAGCCCAGCGCCACAAAGGGGCTGCTGAAAGCTGCTGCTCTAGGTGTTTATGAACAATACCTCTCTGAAAAG GCATCTCCCAGGGTCCAAGTTGACAAAACATTAATAACAAAACTGGGGGAGAAGCTCCAAAACGATGACCCCACACCTGAAATCTTTGATGAAATCCAGAGAAAG GTGTACGACATGATGCTACGTGATGAGCGCTTTTACCCAGCGTTCAAGCAGAGCCCTCTGTACGTACGCATGCTGGCAGAGCTGGACATGCTCAAGGAGCCGAGCTACAGAGGATCTGATGACGGCGAGGGAGAATCCTTTAACGGCTCACCCACTGGAAGCTTAAACCTG tgtctAGACGACTATTCAAACTCCTGCCATGAAGACTTTTTGCAGCTACAGGCCTTCATCTCTGACACGG CTGATACTTGTTTTCCCGGATTGTGGGGTGCTGCAGGGGTTTGCAACGATCACGGTAAGACCTACGCGCTGTACACCATCACTGTGTTCAGACGCAACTCAGACGGCAATGAGGACTGCTGGATCACGTACCGCCGCTACTCCGATTTCCATGACTTCCATATGAGAATCATAGTACAG tttgagaACTTGGCGTCGATCCTCAAACTTCCaggaaagaaaaccttcaacaACATGGACAGGGACTTTttggagaagagaaaaaaagacctgAATGCTTATCTTCAG TTGCTGCTAAACCCAGAGATGGTCAAAGCCTGCCCAACACTGATTCCTTATGTCTACGACTTCCTGGAGAACAAAGCGTACAGTAAAGGCAAAGGAGAATTTGCACGCAAG ATAGACACCTTTGTAAATCCCCTGCGGAGCTCCATAAGGAATGTCTCCAGCGCAGTGAAATCTCTGCCCGATAGTCTGGCTGAGGGAATGACCAAAGTTTCTGACAACATGGGTCGCATGTCTGAAAGAATCGGTCAAGACTTTAAACAGTCAGTATTGAAG GTGCCTCCACTCCTACCCAAGTCGGACATTGACCCAGAACACTGTCGGGTCTCTGCTCAGCTTGACGATAAC GTGGATGACAACATCCCACTACgggtgatgctgctgctgatggatGAGGTGTTTGACCTCAAAGAGAAGAACCAGTGGCTGCGCAGGAACATCAAGAACCTTCTGCAGCAGCTGATTAGAGCCACTTATGGAGACACTATCAACAG GAAAATTGTAGATCATGTAGACTACTTGACGTCACCAGAACAGGTGGCAGAATATGTGAAGAAGTTCAG GGACTCCTACTGGCCCAATGGCATTCTGGCTGAGAGCCCGCCCCGTCGGGACAAGAGCATCCGCATGAGGACGCGAGTGGCAGCAAAGACCAGCTTGTTGGGTATCATGCCAG ATGAACTGAAACACATCATTGGAGCAGAGACCACCAGAAAGGGGATCCTCCGCGTCTTCGACATGTTCCAGTACCAACCCATGAACCGGCGGTTGGTGTACGTGTTCCTGGAGGGCTTCCTGGAGACCATGTTTCCGCAGTACAAATTCCCCGAGCTCTTTGTGAAGCTGCACTCCCGTTCTCCGCGCATCCACAGATACAACCAGAAACTCAAATGCTCTTCTGCGAAGAGGTGA
- the snx13 gene encoding sorting nexin-13 isoform X2, whose product MLAEASLSIWGWGGLGVVLFFVTFGPFAIFYLAFYIFCFIGGGFAVTLLYGKINSEKHLEKCEHSYLPPTQPGILKTLDEMKLELKPIKIDRRLTGSSFIDEPLQQVIQFALRDYIQYWYYTLSEDESFLLEIRQTLQNALIQFSTRSKEVDWQPYFTTRLVDDFATHLRVFRKAQDRLAEREDKQRDTTEELVDSFFEAEVEMERKVCRDMVCTSHKDEEGFLRDLCELLLYLLLPPGDFHNKNMRYFLREVLACGVLLPLINQLSDPDYINQFVIWMIRDSSCNYEAFMNILKLTDKPTELEAVKDKVLEELQYLRSLDTAGDDINVIKNQINSLLFVKKVCETRIQRLQSGKEVDALKLAANFGKLCVIPLEHILVHNIALQFFMDFMQAAGAQAELFFWLTVEGYRVTAQQQLEAMLSCQKDGKKQPSATKGLLKAAALGVYEQYLSEKASPRVQVDKTLITKLGEKLQNDDPTPEIFDEIQRKVYDMMLRDERFYPAFKQSPLYVRMLAELDMLKEPSYRGSDDGEGESFNGSPTGSLNLCLDDYSNSCHEDFLQLQAFISDTGVCNDHGKTYALYTITVFRRNSDGNEDCWITYRRYSDFHDFHMRIIVQFENLASILKLPGKKTFNNMDRDFLEKRKKDLNAYLQLLLNPEMVKACPTLIPYVYDFLENKAYSKGKGEFARKIDTFVNPLRSSIRNVSSAVKSLPDSLAEGMTKVSDNMGRMSERIGQDFKQSVLKVPPLLPKSDIDPEHCRVSAQLDDNVDDNIPLRVMLLLMDEVFDLKEKNQWLRRNIKNLLQQLIRATYGDTINRKIVDHVDYLTSPEQVAEYVKKFRDSYWPNGILAESPPRRDKSIRMRTRVAAKTSLLGIMPDELKHIIGAETTRKGILRVFDMFQYQPMNRRLVYVFLEGFLETMFPQYKFPELFVKLHSRSPRIHRYNQKLKCSSAKR is encoded by the exons ATGTTAGCTGAG GCCAGTCTGTCCATCTGGGGATGGGGGGGTCTTGGAGTTGTGCTGTTTTTTGTCACCTTTGGACCTTTCGCCATATTTTACCTGGCATTTTATATCTTCTGCTTCATTGGAGG GGGATTTGCGGTTACATTGCTTTACGGGAAGATAAACTCAGAGAAACACTTGGAAAAGTGCGAACATTCATACCTGCCACCTACACAACCCGGTATTCTGAAG ACACTTGATGAGATGAAGCTGGAGCTGAAGCCTATAAAGATTGACAGGAGACTGACTGGCTCCAGTTTCATTGATGAGCCACTACAGCAG GTGATCCAGTTTGCACTGAGAGACTATATTCAGTACTGGTACTACACTCTGAGTGAAGATGAGTCGTTCCTGTTGGAGATCAGACAAACACTGCAGAATGCCCTCATCCAGTTCTCCACACG CTCAAAAGAAGTGGACTGGCAGCCTTACTTCACTACACGCCTGGTGGACGACTTTGCCACACATCTACGTGTCTTCAGAAAAGCGCAGGATCGCCTGGCTGAGCGGGAGGACAAGCAAA GGGACACCACAGAAGAGCTGGTCGACTCCTTCTTCGAGGCAGAGGTGGAGATGGAGAGGAAGGTTTGTCGAGACATGGTGTGCACCTCACACAAAGATGAAGAAG gtttTCTTCGGGACTTGTGCGAGTTGCTTCTCTATCTTTTACTACCTCCTGGAGACTtccacaacaaaaacatgagaTATTTTTTGAGG GAAGTTCTAGCGTGCGGTGTGCTGCTGCCTCTGATCAACCAGCTGAGCGACCCAGATTACATCAACCAGTTTGTCATCTGGATG ATTCGGGACTCCAGCTGTAACTATGAAGCCTTCATGAACATTCTGAAGTTAACAGACAAGCCTACTGAGTTGGAGGCAGTTAAAGACAAGGTTCTGGAGGAGCTGCAGTACTTGCGCTCTCTGGACACTGCTGGAGATG ACATCAATGTGATCAAGAACCAGATTAACAGTCTTCTGTTTGTGAAGAAGGTGTGTGAGACCAGGATCCAGAGACTCCAGTCTGGGAAG GAGGTCGACGCCTTGAAACTGGCGGCCAACTTTGGGAAGCTGTGTGTGATCCCTCTGGAACACATCCTCGTCCATAACATTGCACTGCAGTTCTTTATgg ACTTTATGCAGGCGGCGGGTGCTCAGGCGGAGCTGTTCTTCTGGCTCACTGTTGAGGGCTACAGGGTGACggcccagcagcagctggaggccATGCTGAGCTGCCAGAAAGACGGCAAGAAGCAGCCCAGCGCCACAAAGGGGCTGCTGAAAGCTGCTGCTCTAGGTGTTTATGAACAATACCTCTCTGAAAAG GCATCTCCCAGGGTCCAAGTTGACAAAACATTAATAACAAAACTGGGGGAGAAGCTCCAAAACGATGACCCCACACCTGAAATCTTTGATGAAATCCAGAGAAAG GTGTACGACATGATGCTACGTGATGAGCGCTTTTACCCAGCGTTCAAGCAGAGCCCTCTGTACGTACGCATGCTGGCAGAGCTGGACATGCTCAAGGAGCCGAGCTACAGAGGATCTGATGACGGCGAGGGAGAATCCTTTAACGGCTCACCCACTGGAAGCTTAAACCTG tgtctAGACGACTATTCAAACTCCTGCCATGAAGACTTTTTGCAGCTACAGGCCTTCATCTCTGACACGG GGGTTTGCAACGATCACGGTAAGACCTACGCGCTGTACACCATCACTGTGTTCAGACGCAACTCAGACGGCAATGAGGACTGCTGGATCACGTACCGCCGCTACTCCGATTTCCATGACTTCCATATGAGAATCATAGTACAG tttgagaACTTGGCGTCGATCCTCAAACTTCCaggaaagaaaaccttcaacaACATGGACAGGGACTTTttggagaagagaaaaaaagacctgAATGCTTATCTTCAG TTGCTGCTAAACCCAGAGATGGTCAAAGCCTGCCCAACACTGATTCCTTATGTCTACGACTTCCTGGAGAACAAAGCGTACAGTAAAGGCAAAGGAGAATTTGCACGCAAG ATAGACACCTTTGTAAATCCCCTGCGGAGCTCCATAAGGAATGTCTCCAGCGCAGTGAAATCTCTGCCCGATAGTCTGGCTGAGGGAATGACCAAAGTTTCTGACAACATGGGTCGCATGTCTGAAAGAATCGGTCAAGACTTTAAACAGTCAGTATTGAAG GTGCCTCCACTCCTACCCAAGTCGGACATTGACCCAGAACACTGTCGGGTCTCTGCTCAGCTTGACGATAAC GTGGATGACAACATCCCACTACgggtgatgctgctgctgatggatGAGGTGTTTGACCTCAAAGAGAAGAACCAGTGGCTGCGCAGGAACATCAAGAACCTTCTGCAGCAGCTGATTAGAGCCACTTATGGAGACACTATCAACAG GAAAATTGTAGATCATGTAGACTACTTGACGTCACCAGAACAGGTGGCAGAATATGTGAAGAAGTTCAG GGACTCCTACTGGCCCAATGGCATTCTGGCTGAGAGCCCGCCCCGTCGGGACAAGAGCATCCGCATGAGGACGCGAGTGGCAGCAAAGACCAGCTTGTTGGGTATCATGCCAG ATGAACTGAAACACATCATTGGAGCAGAGACCACCAGAAAGGGGATCCTCCGCGTCTTCGACATGTTCCAGTACCAACCCATGAACCGGCGGTTGGTGTACGTGTTCCTGGAGGGCTTCCTGGAGACCATGTTTCCGCAGTACAAATTCCCCGAGCTCTTTGTGAAGCTGCACTCCCGTTCTCCGCGCATCCACAGATACAACCAGAAACTCAAATGCTCTTCTGCGAAGAGGTGA